The Gadus chalcogrammus isolate NIFS_2021 chromosome 10, NIFS_Gcha_1.0, whole genome shotgun sequence genome contains a region encoding:
- the LOC130390398 gene encoding uncharacterized protein LOC130390398 produces the protein MLNMGAVLLLLIGVADGVKTICDATQPNITTQCIGSLGGTVEVLLPTRTSQDDVYRLRKYSVVIFNNRSETTDGRYSFIVSSGKFTIKGVNLKDTGEYSMEVHDAAGIQVAYTKCYLTIQGLVPIIAGSLSAMALLLIVALGVYWAKKHKTSRDTTEAEDVTYADVSVLQRQGQRREQGEGEVEYGAVREAPGPRRTLETNVDECVDAQPQSTRP, from the exons ATGCTCAACATGGGGGCTGTGCTGCTGTTACTAATTGGTGTGGCTGATG GTGTGAAGACCATCTGCGACGCCACACAGCCAAACATCACAACCCAGTGCATTGGCTCTCTGGGAGGAACCGTTGAGGTCCTGCTGCCTACTAGGACCTCACAAGATGATGTCTACAGACTGAGGAAATACTCTGTTGTGATTTTTAACAACCGCAGTGAGACAACAGACGGGAGATATTCATTTATTGTCAGTTCTGGAAAATTTACTATAAAGGGCGTCAACTTGAAAGACACTGGTGAATACTCAATGGAAGTACATGATGCAGCTGGGATCCAAGTAGCATACACAAAATGTTATTTAACCATTCAAG GGCTCGTCCCTATAATCGCTGGTTCCCTGTCAGCGATGGCTCTGCTCCTGATAGTAGCATTGGGAGTCTACTGGGCAAAAAAGCACAAAACCTCAAGAG ACACCACAGAAGCGGAAGATGTAACCTACGCAGACGTCTCTGTGCTCCAGCGTCAGGGGCAGcggagagagcagggggagggggaggtggagtacGGGGCGGTCAGGGAGGCTCCAGGCCCCAGGCGGACGCTGGAGACCAATGTGGACGAGTGTGTGGACGCTCAGCCCCAGAGCACGAGGCCCTGA